The following proteins are co-located in the Silene latifolia isolate original U9 population chromosome 1, ASM4854445v1, whole genome shotgun sequence genome:
- the LOC141589385 gene encoding uncharacterized protein LOC141589385, with amino-acid sequence MSDSSDTSSLYSPFDDPLFLSPTDQPSLVLSSFLFDGTSFLQWQREVVASLLSKNKSGFLSGECSLPAATDRKYNQWIRCDLLPNILEVYELKKDLGRITQDNSPLVEYYGKLKNIWENLDHLDPIPSCTCGAMNQCSCQMLKRLVDRETQSKLLQLLMGLTSGYEHAQTNLLTMEPLPPINKALGLF; translated from the exons ATGTCAGATTCATCTGACACTTCATCTCTTTATTCTCCTTTCGACGATCCCTTGTTTCTTTCTCCTACTGATCAGCCAAGTCTGGTTTTGTCCTCTTTTCTGTTCGATGGCACCAGCTTCTTGCAATGGCAACGTGAAGTTGTTGCTTCTCTGCTATCCAAGAACAAAAGTGGGTTTCTTTCTGGAGAATGTTCTCTTCCTGCTGCTACTGACAGAAAGTATAACCAATGGATCAGATGTGATCTTTTG CCAAATATCCTTGAAGTTTATGAGCTTAAGAAGGATCTTGGTCGAATTACTCAAGATAATTCTCCTCTTGTTGAATACTATGGCAAGTTAAAGAATATCTGGGAGAATTTGGATCACCTTGATCCCATACCGTCTTGTACTTGTGGTGCCATGAATCAGTGCTCTTGTCAGATGTTAAAACGTCTGGTTGATAGAGAGACTCAATCTAAGCTGCTGCAGTTATTGATGGGACTGACTTCTGGTTATGAGCATGCTCAGACTAATCTTCTGACCATGGAACCATTACCACCCATCAATAAAGCTTTGGGGTTATTCTGA